TATTTGATAAAAATCACCAAATTCCCTTTTCAATTTATCTAGAATGGATTGTGTTCCTTTTAATCTAAACAATTCTCTACTAATAAACTTAAAAGTCATACCGCAAGATTGCGCAAACTTTAGCGTAGGGTTGTCCAAAATCTTATCTCTCAATTCCTCTCCTCTTATAATCCCTATTGTTTTAAATCCAAAAACACGGCCAGCCTCTGCTGTGGCCGCAATATGATTAGAAAATGCACCTCCAAATGTCAATAAAGTATCATGATTATGTTGTTCCGCGAAAGCGATATTATACTTTAACTTTCTATACTTATTTCCAGAAATAATGGGATGGATTAAATCTTCTCGTTTTAGGTGTAATGAAACCGAACTCTTAAAAGGGAGTTCTATGTTTTGGTTTACACTAAGTTCAGGCTTAAATTTCATGCTTGCTAAGATACTTTAAAAATCGCATAAATGGTCTTGATTTTAGATAGTCTAAATTAGCATCGTTACAATATGCTTCTCGTTCGAAACTAATATTCTTATAGGCCAAGAACCCGTTTTTATATTTCACAAGATTAATTAAAAACGCTATTCCATACCAAATATAAAATGGAAGTATTAGCATTTCTAGTTGCTGTCTAAGATGAATTCTTTCATGATTAATAAGTGTTTCACACTGTTTTAGAGCTTTGTTTTTTAAAAAGATAAACGGAAACACGGTCATACCAGTATAACCTTTGGGTACTAAATACTTGGACACTATTATCATAATTGATACCTCTCAAAATATATTCCAATTTACGCTATCTTTGTGATATGAAGAAGATAATTCCTATAGAAGACGGCGATTACTACTTAACACCTGAAGGTTATCGTTGTTTTACAGAGCAATACCATTTAAAAAGAGGCTATTGCTGCGAAAGTGGTTGCAGACATTGTCCTTATGGATTTAATGCCAAAACAAACTCAATTAAAAAAAATTAAAGTCAATATACATTATGACATTTAAAGATCAAATACTAGAAGGTATCCCAAACCAATTACCAGAACCAAAACCTTTTGACGCTTCCATTAACCATGCCCCAAAACGGAAAGCCATTTTAAGTGACACGGAAACAAAATTAGCTCTAAAAAATGCGCTGCGTTATTTTGACAAAAAACACCATAGTACATTATTACCTGAATTTAAAACAGAACTAGAAGCTTACGGACGTATTTACATGTACCGTTTTAGACCTGACTACAAGATTTATGCTAGACCAATTTCTGAATATCCTGCTCAATCAAAACAAGCTGCTGCTATCATGTTAATGATACAAAACAACTTAGATTATGCTGTTGCACAACACCCACACGAATTGATTACCTATGGTGGAAATGGTGGTGTGTTTTCTAATTGGGCACAATACTTATTAACTATGAAGTATTTGGCAGAGATGAATGACCAGCAAACATTAACCATGTATTCTGGACATCCAATGGGAGTATTCCCTTCCCATAAAGACGCACCAAGAGTTGTGGTTACAAACGGAATGATGATACCCAACTATTCCAAACCTGATGATTGGGAAAAATTTAATGCATTAGGAGTAACACAATATGGTCAAATGACAGCTGGTAGTTATATGTATATCGGCCCGCAAGGAATTGTGCATGGTACTACAATTACCGCTTTAAATGCTTTTAGAAAAATAAAAAAAGACCCTAAAGGACACCTTTTTGTAACCTCTGGTTTAGGAGGTATGTCTGGCGCACAACCTAAAGCTGGAAATATTGCTGGTTGTATTACAGTTTGCGCAGAAGTCAACCCAAAAATCACACAAGTCCGACTAGATCAAGGTTGGATTGATGAGAAGATTACAGACCTAGAACAATTAGTCCTGCGTGTTACTAAGGCTAAAGCCAAAAAAGAAACTGTTTCTATTGCTTACTTAGGAAACATAGTTGATGTATGGGAAGCTTTTGATCAGGCTAATATACATATAGACATAGGTAGTGATCAAACATCATTACATAATCCTTGGGCTGGAGGATATTATCCAGTCGGTATAACTTTTGATGAAGCCAATCTAATGATGGCTAATTCCCCTGAGTTATTTAAAGAAAAAGTTCAACTCACCTTACGCAGACATGCTACTGCAATAAATAAACATACGGCAAAAGGAACTTACTTCTTTGATTATGGTAATGCCTTTTTATTAGAAGCCTCTCGAGCAGGTGCCGATATAATGGCTGAAAATGGTATTGACTTTAGATACCCTAGCTATGTGCAAGATATTATGGGACCTATGTGTTTTGATTATGGTTTTGGGCCTTTTAGATGGGTTTGCGCCTCAGGAAAACCAGAGGATTTAGCAAAAACAGACCAAATCGCTTGTAATGTTTTAGAAGAAATAAAGAAACATTCGCCAGAAGAAATCCAACAGCAGATGGCTGATAATATCCAATGGATTAAAGGTGCACAAGATAACAAATTAGTTGTAGGCTCTCAAGCTAGAATATTATATGCAGATGCTGAAGGGCGCATGAAAATTGCAGAAGCATTTAACCAAGCTATTAAGAATGGTGAGATTGATACTATAATACTGGGTCGTGATCATCATGATGTATCTGGAACGGATAGTCCCTATCGTGAGACCTCTAATATTTATGATGGCTCAAGATTTACAGCAGATATGGCAATACAAAACGTTATTGGTGATAGTTTTAGAGGAGCGACTTGGGTAAGTATCCATAATGGTGGTGGCGTTGGTTGGGGAGAAGTTATTAATGGAGGGTTTGGTATGGTTCTTGATGGTAGTATAGAAGCATCAAAAAGATTAAAACAAATGCTATTTTGGGATGTTAATAATGGTATTTCTAGACGAAGCTGGGCTAGAAATGACGAGGCTATTTTTGCTATAAAACGCGCAATGGATGCTGAGCCTAATTTAAAAGTAACATTACCTAATCTAGTCGATGATGATTTATTGAATTCACTTTAAAACAATAACGCTATGAAAAAAATTATTAAATTTTTACCGATTGTGTTAGTGGCACTTGCACTAACATCATGCAGCTCTGTTAAAGTAGCTGCAGATTATGACAAAGCTGTAAACTTTGACAATTACAAAACTTTTGCTTTTTTTAAATCAGGAATTGACAAAGCTGAGATTAGTGATTTGGATAAACGCAGAATCTTACGCGCTATCGAATCGGAATTATTAGCTAAAGGCTTTACTAAATCTGAAAATCCCGATGTACTGGTTAGTATTTTTACAAAATCTAATCAACGTGTAGATGTGTACAACAACTCTTGGGGCGCAGGAGCTTGGGGTTGGGGAGGACCACGCTGGGGATGGGGTTGGAATTCGCAACCAAATATATCAACATCGACTCAAGGTGTCTTATTTGTTGATTTAATTGATGCCAATAAAAAAGAATTAGTTTGGCAAGGCCAAGGTACTGGCTACCTCTCTAAAAACGTCGAGAAAAAAGAAGAGCGCATTGTAGAATTCGTATCTAAGATTATGGAGAAATATCCTCCAGGAATAACCAAATAAAAAACAAAATTAGACGACGTCGAAGACATAATAGGTTTACCATTAAGCCTTTCAACTGTATTCTACAAAATCTTATTATAAAAAAGCGGCCACTTGATAAAGTAGTCGCTTTTTTATATTTAAAACAAATAGCACTCATTTATGTCTCCGCACTTTAGCTCCACCCTTTTTTAAATAATTACCTCGCTAGATAACACCCCCTTCATCTCCATTGGTATATAACGGAATAGTAATACTGCTATTTAATACTAAATTACTTATTACATTATTAACCTTTGACCTTTCTACTTTGACAACTCAGATCATTTATACTATTTTAACTCCACACCAATGCAACTACACCTCTTAACAATCCTATAACCTCAAATCCATTGTCTTCATACTTCTCTATAGTAAACTTATAAGTTTTACTACTTGTAATACAAAACAACACTATCAAAATAAGCCTAAAACAAAAAGCCCTTAAAACTTACGCTTTAAGGGCTATTTAATATTTAAAAACGACTACTTAGTTTTTGTTTTTCTCTTTAAAGTTATCAAACTCGCTAGCTTTCATTTCTCTTGGCCATGAGTTGTTAGAAGTATCAACATCTGCAGTTTCTAATTTAGGATCTACAGTAATATTAACAATCTCTTTTTCGGTTGCTAAAGTCTTACTTACTTCTTTATCATTAAGTCTCCAAATTTGCGCTGGATACGTTTCGGTTTTTGATGTTCCATCTGAATACGTATACTCAACAATAATTGGCATAACTAACCCACCTGGCTTTTCAAAAGTCACTTTATAAAAGAATTTAGGTTCTTTTATTTTTGCACGTTCTTCTGCTGTAAAGTTATCCATAACATATTCATTTAATGTTGCAGAATTCTCTAAAGCCGTTTTCCCTTTTAGTTTATCATCAAAATCTTCACTTCCTTCTTCTACAAAAAAGACTAAAGGCGGCAAATCGCTTAACTTCATTCCTCTTTGTTCTGCAATTTTCTTAATTTCCGCATTAGGCTCATTAGACACATAATACTTTTTTACATCTTTAACTCCGATATCAACATAATCTGTTGTATAAAACCAACCTCTCCAATACCAATCTAAATCAACTGCTGATGCATCTTCCATTGTTCGGAAGAAATCTTCTGGTGTAGGGTGCTTAAACATCCAACGTTGTGCGTATTCTCTAAAAGCATAGTCAAACAACTCATGCCCCATTACTGTTTCACGTAAAATATTAAGCGCTGTTCCTGGCTTACTATAAGCGTTATTAC
This portion of the Olleya sp. Bg11-27 genome encodes:
- a CDS encoding urocanate hydratase → MTFKDQILEGIPNQLPEPKPFDASINHAPKRKAILSDTETKLALKNALRYFDKKHHSTLLPEFKTELEAYGRIYMYRFRPDYKIYARPISEYPAQSKQAAAIMLMIQNNLDYAVAQHPHELITYGGNGGVFSNWAQYLLTMKYLAEMNDQQTLTMYSGHPMGVFPSHKDAPRVVVTNGMMIPNYSKPDDWEKFNALGVTQYGQMTAGSYMYIGPQGIVHGTTITALNAFRKIKKDPKGHLFVTSGLGGMSGAQPKAGNIAGCITVCAEVNPKITQVRLDQGWIDEKITDLEQLVLRVTKAKAKKETVSIAYLGNIVDVWEAFDQANIHIDIGSDQTSLHNPWAGGYYPVGITFDEANLMMANSPELFKEKVQLTLRRHATAINKHTAKGTYFFDYGNAFLLEASRAGADIMAENGIDFRYPSYVQDIMGPMCFDYGFGPFRWVCASGKPEDLAKTDQIACNVLEEIKKHSPEEIQQQMADNIQWIKGAQDNKLVVGSQARILYADAEGRMKIAEAFNQAIKNGEIDTIILGRDHHDVSGTDSPYRETSNIYDGSRFTADMAIQNVIGDSFRGATWVSIHNGGGVGWGEVINGGFGMVLDGSIEASKRLKQMLFWDVNNGISRRSWARNDEAIFAIKRAMDAEPNLKVTLPNLVDDDLLNSL
- a CDS encoding DUF4136 domain-containing protein, which gives rise to MKKIIKFLPIVLVALALTSCSSVKVAADYDKAVNFDNYKTFAFFKSGIDKAEISDLDKRRILRAIESELLAKGFTKSENPDVLVSIFTKSNQRVDVYNNSWGAGAWGWGGPRWGWGWNSQPNISTSTQGVLFVDLIDANKKELVWQGQGTGYLSKNVEKKEERIVEFVSKIMEKYPPGITK
- a CDS encoding DUF5522 domain-containing protein, with amino-acid sequence MKKIIPIEDGDYYLTPEGYRCFTEQYHLKRGYCCESGCRHCPYGFNAKTNSIKKN